A window from Streptomyces sp. NBC_00335 encodes these proteins:
- a CDS encoding SEC-C metal-binding domain-containing protein → MRPDTPAEHIAEAERLIRTATRYPEDQEPLLLQAAAHLELGDERERASALYDQLLAAETVDDPSLIKALQAANLWEYGHEPEARALIQGIRAAAPSDPAPWEVIAEALEAHDELEASHECFTEAATLLAPDNAPLTPATTALLTGRHRVRRLLALPHDDWDMVADTRHIGPIPLDELHDPKRIWALGSDDPAELRAEIARLRAELGDRRAALSRPFPVAILHWPARELAELLTSYPTLSAEYPSHDAHLAQVEASLRTLAASGTTNLGIVTASVPSYEAFAASEKTSPSSPSLLAEYATTLAARGKATPWPPTSTTACWCTSGRPYGECHGAG, encoded by the coding sequence ATGCGCCCCGACACGCCTGCCGAGCACATCGCCGAAGCCGAGCGCCTCATCCGCACGGCGACCCGCTACCCCGAGGACCAGGAGCCCTTGCTCCTCCAGGCCGCGGCCCACCTCGAACTGGGTGACGAACGCGAGCGGGCGAGCGCCCTCTACGACCAACTCCTGGCCGCCGAAACGGTCGACGACCCCTCCCTCATCAAGGCCCTCCAGGCGGCCAACCTCTGGGAGTACGGCCACGAGCCCGAGGCCCGCGCCCTCATCCAGGGCATCCGCGCGGCGGCCCCCTCGGACCCCGCGCCCTGGGAGGTCATCGCCGAGGCCCTGGAGGCCCACGACGAACTCGAAGCCTCCCACGAGTGCTTCACGGAGGCGGCCACCCTCCTGGCCCCGGACAACGCCCCCCTCACCCCGGCCACGACCGCGCTCCTCACGGGCCGCCACCGCGTACGCCGCCTGCTGGCCCTCCCCCACGACGACTGGGACATGGTCGCGGACACCCGTCACATCGGCCCGATCCCGCTGGACGAGCTCCACGACCCCAAGCGCATCTGGGCCCTGGGCTCCGACGACCCCGCCGAACTCCGCGCCGAGATCGCCCGCCTGCGCGCCGAACTCGGCGACCGCCGCGCCGCGCTCTCCCGCCCCTTCCCGGTGGCGATCCTCCACTGGCCGGCCCGCGAACTGGCGGAGCTCCTGACGTCGTACCCCACCCTGTCCGCGGAGTACCCCTCCCACGACGCCCACCTGGCCCAGGTGGAAGCCTCCCTCCGCACCCTGGCCGCCTCGGGCACGACGAACCTCGGCATCGTCACGGCCAGCGTCCCCTCGTACGAGGCCTTCGCAGCCTCGGAGAAAACCTCCCCCTCGTCCCCGTCCCTCCTGGCGGAATACGCCACCACCCTGGCAGCCCGAGGCAAAGCCACCCCGTGGCCCCCGACGAGCACCACGGCCTGCTGGTGCACATCGGGGCGGCCTTACGGGGAGTGCCACGGGGCGGGCTGA